The Panicum virgatum strain AP13 chromosome 3N, P.virgatum_v5, whole genome shotgun sequence genome includes the window AAGCTAAGGAAGAAGATGAATATGACAACGCTGGGGCCTACTTTCTTGTAGACGTTGGAACTTGGACGGGATTTAGACGCCATCCGTCTGATGACTGCCAAAGTTGCAGTTGCTACTACAACTGCACCTGATCCCGGTCCACCATTGGACATAGGATTTTTAGCATGTAAATTgttcataaaaaaatattttatctcctTCGTATGATCTCTGTTTTGAATACTGATTGCAGCACTGTATTTACGTGATGAGACAAACAAAACTAGATCCCACTTGTATATATTTTGAAGACATTTTGCActattagctatttatttgtaaatttgGGTCTGATATTATTaaaggagttgctacaatatacatatataaggTGCCACACATATGAGATTAAGGTTGTCACAAAAATATTAATAAGTTGTCGTACAAAAATAGAACCAATCATATGCATAAGTTGTCACAAATATAAGATGTCATATTCATAagtagcaaaaaaaaagagtaagcTGTTGTACACATAAGTTTATACACAAATTgttataaaaataaaagttaTCACACATTTAaacaaaaattgccaaaaatatAATCTATTGTACAGATGAGTTTTCACACATATAAGATATAAGACATATAAGATATAAGTTACTGCAAATAAAATCCATCATACACtcatatatataagttgaaaaaaaattgagttATTATGCACATAAATTGTTACTGCAGTAAGCCgatatacacataagttgccacAAAAAGAGAGTAAATCGCTACATAAGTTACTAACAGTTCACAAACATCGTCAGAGCATATGCAAGTGGGGTCTAGTTTTGTTGGTTTCGTTGCGTATAACACAACGGTGTAATCGGTCCTCGAAATTGAGGTCAACACAATGGTGTAATCGGTCCTCGAAATTGAGGTGATACGAAgaagataaatatttttatggaTAAATACTATTTAATAAAATAGCATGCAAAGGAAGGGAGGAAGGTGTGGTCCGGGTGGATGACGCGAGGGAGGAAGGAGTACCGTAGAACTGGGCCACGTTTTTTTGCTGAGTGGTAGAACTGGGCCACGTGCACAGCAAGCGGCATGCATAGGAGAAAAAGGCCGGCGGCCTGCTGGGCTGAGACGCGCGTGGAATTGTTCCTGAGATTTTTTCCATTCGGGAAGGAAAATAGAATTTTTCCTTAAAAAAGGGAAGAAGCACCATCGTTGTTTATTTTACGGGCTAGGCTTCCTTTGGGCTAACCGAGAAGAGAGAGCATGGGCCACGACGGAGATCGCCTGCAGTCGCTACTGCGACTGCAAGATAGCGATTGCACGCGATGTGAGCCATCCATTTTCTCAGTGAACGGACTAGATTTATCGCCACAGTGATGATACAGTAGTAAACAGTACCTGGtgaacaatgatgctacagtgatACACAGTAGTGAACAGTGACCTCCCTGCTCCGTCGACCGCTTAAGTTGCAGTCGCTATAGCGACTGCACAGGAACTGGGTCCCATGGGCCACCCTGCCCTCCCCGTCCGCCAAGCTCATTCTTTGCTGACCCCGAACGCCTTCCAATTTCTTGGACGGCTGGTGGACAACCCGTGGCTGCTCCTCCTGTCGGGGGGAATCAGATTCGGGTCTTGAAAGAGGATCCAAAGGCTGATGCGCCGGCGCTCACGCTCGCCAGTCCCGTCCGCCACACTATGAGGAAAGTCTCGAATGGTACTTTATGATTGTCTTGGACGCCGCACTATGAGGAAAGTCCCGTCCGCCGCACTATGAGGAAAGTCATGCTCATCTGCTCTGCtcgtttaattactttatgattGTCTTGTGCAGTTAACAGTGGGTAGGAAGTTGGATAAACTGGATGATGTGAGTCTAAAACTGGAGTACCCTCCAGACAAACTTTGTGCTAACTGGTTTTTTAAGCACTATGAGGAAAGTCTCGAATGGTACTTTGATCTTGAACGCTGCCAGGACGCTTCCTTTGATAACTACCAGCGGCTAGTGCTTCACAATGTAAGCATGAACACTTGACTCCTCCAAGCCATCTAGCTTTATTCTCATTTTTGTTATCACTTAGTATATGTTGCCATACCCATCGAGGTTAAATGTTACTCCATCCTTctccgtttataaggcatggtggaacatgacacggtcttctaaacaacactttgaccatttatttatcatatattatatcacttttgattataaacttataatcattgtaaaatatatttgattatgaatccaatcatatgaaatttgcattataaaaataaaaatttaatagtcaaattattggtcaaagatgacaaggtttgaatcttgatatacgtgtatgccttataaatagggaaggagggagtactttGATTGGTTTTAAAGCTTTTTATATTCCTTAATAGCTTAATTCAATAAAAAAATTGGAAGAGTAGACTACCTTAATTATCTGTTACAACCTTCTCTAGGATATTACAAGCAATAGTTTTGTTCAAGCTAGTAGCATGTTTTTTTAACATTTGTCATTCTGGCATCAACAAGGTCTGCTGTATGTCTGATTAACATTTTTGTTTTGTTGTAAGTAATGTTCTCAAGcgtattaaaaaaatatgacaGTCTGAACCAGAACTATACTGGACTAGTGAAACAACAGTGAGTTTGTTGCGAGCATTGTTTCTCCATAGTATCAGCAAATTCTAGCTTGCTGGTTCAGCTCATATCGGACATCTGTTGGAAATCCACATTTGCAAGTTGGCATTCTGAGACAGTCACACACGCACATATTTCCTCATTTAAAAACTTTAGTACATAGTTGTTACTTGTGCTTCTAATAGACAACATATTCTTTGTGCAGCGTCGATATGTAGATTGGGATTACTACATCTCTATTGTTAACACCTATGAACAAGACCTAGCATATGTACAGTACTTTGAAGAAGTAGCAAAACAGACCAAGGTATGATTGGCTCGATCAAAGTGTAAGCTACTGATCGCATGTTATCCTTGGTCTAATTGCTTTCATTTCATATGACAGTGGATTGAAGATTATCTGCGAGACAGCACGATTCAGGTAAGCCCCTTAAAGACTTTTGTGCCTAATAAATTAACAATGTAAATTGATGTTATAGTGACGCGTCATGCATGGCAACTTTTTTGTTGATCAGTGGAAAAGAATTGAAGGTGCGGTTTTTATGCAAGCACTGGAGATTGCAGCAGACTTTCCCAATGTTTCCCCACTTTTAGTTACCTACGGTTTCCCTGTAATGCCACCTTGCTCACATGTTAGTTTTGTTGTTGAGCATAAGTGTTGATGATATATTGGAATGTGACATTCTTTTCTTTAATGTAGGAGTATATCTGTAGCATTAGGTATGATTATGCTCGCAAGGGATTGGATGATCTCTATTTTGAGATTTGGAAGCGGGTTGCTAAAGGAAAAGTTAGTACCTCATTATGCACAACTAAGCACCTATGCTGCTCTCCTTCTTTTCTGCTTTGTTTGCAACTTTCTTTATATTCTTATACGTACGTGCTTTATGCTTGCTTTCTAAGGGACATATATCTTTATCTAACTTCTTTCAGATGAGTTCCAAAGAAGCTTTGTTCGAAATACAAAAGAAAGACATGATTCCCTTGCGCAgagttgaaattaaaaatgagcTTGAAAATGTTCCATACAGATACCCTATAAAAGAACGTGTAAGTTACACTTTGGTgtatcttttccctttttctcaTTAGCTGTTCATCTAGATACTTATTTTTTTGTTCCTTTCTCCAGTATGATGCTTACGTGGCTGGCATTGACAAAATGGTAAGCTGGTCTGCCTGGGATCCTTGTGAtactctttttttcatttttgatcGATGTTATACTGGAAATACATTTTTACACTGATGGTACATCTGTCTATGCAGACTCCAGAAGATAAAGCTCGTCAGTTGATCAGAGAGGCTGTTGTAAAAATTGTTAGTTGATTGATTTCCATAGCAAGCAATTGTATTGTAGCAATAAGATTTTTACTAGTTGTTTGGCTTTATTTTGCTAAAGCGCTGACTAAATTTTATCTTTAGAATTCATCAAAACCGAAGTACCTTTTCGATTATGCCAAGAGAAAGGTGGACATTGCAAAAGAAATTGCTTTGATTTCCCAAGGTACATAGACTTTGAACAGGCACACACGGTGTAGGTATTGATAATAAGTATGCAGTTTTCAGAATTACTTACtatttttatttacttattAGGAAGGAGATGAGGGGTTGCTCCACAGGGCAAGGGAGGCAATGGCCAAGAAAAGGCAGAAACGGATGACTCAAATAAAATGCAGCTGTCAGAAAGAAATTGTGGCTTTATTTAGTCTTAAGAAATAGGTTACGGTTTTTTTATCCCGTATAATGGTTTATATTCTACTGAGATGTCCACTATCCAGCGTATCCTTGTGAGATCTACAGTGGTTGATGCATCAGACAAGGGCGTAGTACTTCTGTCCTAAGTTATGGGAGTTAGGGGAAATGTTTTCAGGTCAACCATTTGGGACTCAATAACAGCTAAACATGCTGGTGCCCAAGGCCGAAAGAGTGGGTGCTGGCCTGCTGGCATATGAAGGATTATTATGAGTTCTTAGCGGCATTGTAAGGAAATTCCTCAGGTTTTAACTTTTTGTACCCTGTTTCGTTGGTTGCAAATCTCCGTGTGTAATTAAAACCATATGAGACTAGGACTAGTCCTAGTCCTTTTCGATCCAGGGTTGTTTTGCTTCTTCCTTTTATTAATATACTAGCTCCATGCTTTCGTGTCAAATAACTTCTCTCCATGACCACTCACTGAGTCAAAGGAACGGGTACTGGGTTGTGTGACTATCCAGGCACAGCTCACTTTATGAAATTGCTTGAGCTTTTAATTTTAGCAAGGAACTTGCTCAAAAAGATAGATGCTGAAGATGTGAGGCCAAACACGAACCTGATGCTAATGCTGACACCAAATAAGAGTTTGGTAAAAGATAGATGCTGAAGTTGTGAGGCCGAATGCGAACCtgaccagcaccagcagcactCCAGTAGGACAGGGCCAAAACTACCTCTTTTGAATCATCAACAAACTTTGTTAGAATACCCTCCAAAAAACTAATATATACAATACTACTGCAGGAATTGACCCTTGAGGTAGTAATGGAGCTTCATTTAGAAAATAGCCATTCACAATAACTTGCTGCATTTGAGCAATCTATGGGATGATCAAGGCATCACACGCTAGGAAAGAATCAGTGAAACATCATGTAGATGGCTAAAATTGTGCAATGAACAACCCAAATCCTCGGTAACACAATAAAGTTAAACTGAGCATCAACCTAAAGTAACACAACTGAGCTTCAATTTGAAGTCAAATAACTGATCATCTAAATATTTATATAGTACATTAGTACAACCACTGATTGATCAAATTGTTAGGGCACAACCATCAATTGGTCACATTGAAATGTTTGCATAGGCCATACAGTATGTGGCTAGCACGATTTGTCATGGTGCTATTGCAGGGGCAGGCATGGAAGTATGCAACTTCTGCACCCTGCAGgttgatcaagaaaaagaaaaataaactgATATAAAGAGAAAGACATCAAGATTATGGCCGGATGAAAATGAAACATCCTGTAGAAGTAGTAGTCACGAGATCAGGAAGCTGACTGATTGAAAACAACACACGCTATTTAAATGGATGCTGATCAAGGTATTGGCGAAAGCAAAATTGACGCAAAATAGGAACCTGGACATGCATGCGTGGAGCCAAGGCTGAGGATGTCGTCAATCCAGCTGGGTTTTCGACAGCAGAGCCATTGGTCGCACTCATCGGCCGGATTACAGGAAACCAGAACTGCTCGGCGATGTAACACCCTAGATGTTTAAATTGCTAAACAAGAGTCATTAGTGTAACATCATGCGTGAAGGACCAAAAAAAGTTAACTAAATACCTCATGTTTTGCATTTGCaagtatatgtatatgtgtgtatgtgcatgagcatgtgtatgtgtgcatTAACTAATAACTCTAAAACTTTCAAATCAATCCACATAATGAGTAGACACATCCCTTTTGTCGTGATAAATCAAATGTCTAGTTAAAGTCTACTAGGGGAGAAAACAAAATTTTACACATGAAATGGCAAGTCATTtaaaatcatgattttagaaaatttaaaataactttcaaaccattgctcaatgAACTTTGGcctgaaacgaaagttgtagattttgaaattcTGTACAACTTCTGCATTCAAATTTGTTTTAGCTACTCCCTcagttccaaattgtaggtcatttgacttttttgCCACACAGTTTGACCATCAAGTATGACCAAGTTTGGTGGCAAAAATTGTACTCCACTCCACTCCTGATCGCGAGCTcaacgcggccgccgccgcggcgggctcGGCGGCAACGGGGAAGGGCGGTGGTGGCTCGCGagctcggcagcggcggcgcctgtGGGATCTCAggtgtggcggtggtggcgagggAGGCAGACAACAATGCTCACGAgctcgg containing:
- the LOC120663870 gene encoding uncharacterized protein LOC120663870 codes for the protein MQALEIAADFPNVSPLLVTYGFPEYICSIRYDYARKGLDDLYFEIWKRVAKGKMSSKEALFEIQKKDMIPLRRVEIKNELENVPYRYPIKERYDAYVAGIDKMTPEDKARQLIREAVVKINSSKPKYLFDYAKRKVDIAKEIALISQGRR